A window from Catenulispora sp. MAP5-51 encodes these proteins:
- a CDS encoding MBL fold metallo-hydrolase, giving the protein MANPETFTVRYLGGPSALLDYGGVTILVDPTFDPPGDHPVGERVLTKTAGPALTADEVGAVDVVLLSHDQHPDNLDDGGRDYVDTARLVLSTRSAEERLGGAVLGLPNWVSQEFDRPGGGTALVTGVPALHGPEGSEPVVGEVTGFVLTGEDLPTVYISGDNASLDLVREIADRYAPVDVALLFAGGARTPLLDYAYLTLTSAEAAEAAGILRAGAVVPLHFEQWAHFSEGGEQLRQAFAAAGLEEKLRLLKPGESAGF; this is encoded by the coding sequence ATGGCGAATCCGGAGACCTTCACGGTCCGTTACCTCGGCGGTCCCTCGGCCCTGCTCGACTACGGCGGCGTCACGATCCTCGTGGATCCGACCTTCGACCCGCCCGGCGATCACCCGGTCGGCGAGCGGGTCCTGACCAAGACCGCGGGCCCGGCCCTGACGGCCGACGAGGTCGGCGCCGTGGACGTGGTGCTGCTGTCCCACGACCAGCACCCTGACAACCTCGACGACGGCGGGCGGGACTACGTCGACACCGCCCGCCTGGTTCTGAGCACCCGCTCGGCCGAGGAGCGCCTGGGCGGCGCGGTGCTGGGCCTGCCGAACTGGGTCAGCCAGGAGTTCGACCGCCCCGGCGGCGGCACCGCCCTGGTCACCGGGGTCCCGGCGCTGCACGGTCCGGAGGGCAGCGAGCCGGTGGTCGGCGAGGTCACCGGCTTCGTCCTGACCGGCGAGGACCTGCCGACGGTCTACATCAGCGGCGACAACGCCTCGCTGGACCTGGTCCGCGAGATCGCCGACCGCTACGCCCCGGTCGACGTGGCGCTGCTGTTCGCCGGCGGGGCCCGCACCCCGCTGCTGGACTACGCCTACCTGACGCTGACCAGCGCCGAGGCCGCCGAGGCCGCGGGGATCCTGCGGGCCGGCGCCGTGGTCCCGCTGCACTTCGAGCAGTGGGCGCACTTCAGCGAGGGCGGCGAGCAGCTTCGGCAGGCGTTCGCGGCCGCCGGCCTGGAGGAGAAGCTGCGGCTGCTCAAGCCGGGCGAGTCGGCTGGCTTCTGA
- a CDS encoding M56 family metallopeptidase, whose amino-acid sequence MNVNVYLPLLAALALGAAGPALGRRLPPAVATVLLTAAALVSALTSVASLALLTSVALLRIPEFAAEGRLSDAVLVHGPVSPLAGAAAGAALLALVPFAVRGAIRLWRESARTYRLAKAFSAHPASIAVIEDPRAQAFAVPGIPSLPGHAAIPTRIVATDSLLRTLDEDQRRAMFAHEQAHLCRRHHLYLLLTNLAAVANPLLWRLPDAVTEATERWADEDAAIAVGDREILARALGRAALSNLPRTVPAMAQAHVGKRVRALMAPPPPRRRVLAVLVGIAIAATVCASVDSARETDQFFDAAHTAWHVAHQQSLERPHLVGARD is encoded by the coding sequence ATGAACGTCAACGTCTACCTCCCGCTGCTGGCCGCGCTCGCGCTCGGCGCCGCAGGCCCGGCCCTGGGGCGCCGCCTGCCGCCGGCGGTGGCCACCGTGCTGCTCACCGCCGCGGCGCTGGTCTCCGCTCTCACCTCGGTGGCCTCGCTGGCCCTGCTGACCAGCGTCGCCCTGCTGCGGATTCCGGAGTTCGCCGCCGAGGGCCGGCTCTCGGACGCGGTCCTCGTGCACGGCCCGGTGAGCCCGCTGGCCGGCGCTGCCGCGGGCGCCGCGCTCCTGGCCCTGGTCCCCTTCGCGGTCCGCGGCGCCATCCGCCTGTGGCGCGAGTCGGCCCGCACGTACCGTCTGGCCAAGGCCTTCTCGGCCCACCCGGCGAGCATCGCGGTGATCGAGGACCCCCGGGCCCAGGCCTTCGCCGTACCCGGGATCCCGTCGCTGCCAGGCCACGCCGCGATCCCGACCCGCATCGTCGCCACCGACTCGCTGCTGCGCACCCTCGACGAGGACCAGCGCCGCGCGATGTTCGCCCACGAGCAGGCCCACCTGTGCCGCCGGCACCACCTCTACCTGCTCCTGACCAACCTCGCCGCGGTCGCGAACCCGTTGCTGTGGCGGCTGCCTGACGCGGTCACCGAGGCCACCGAGCGGTGGGCCGACGAGGACGCCGCGATCGCGGTCGGCGACCGCGAGATCCTGGCGCGGGCGCTCGGCCGGGCCGCCCTGTCGAACCTCCCCCGCACCGTCCCGGCGATGGCGCAGGCGCATGTGGGCAAACGCGTCCGCGCGCTGATGGCACCCCCGCCTCCGCGCCGCCGCGTACTCGCGGTCCTAGTGGGGATCGCCATCGCGGCGACCGTATGCGCTTCGGTCGACTCGGCCCGGGAGACCGATCAGTTCTTCGACGCCGCGCACACCGCCTGGCACGTCGCACACCAGCAAAGCCTGGAGCGTCCGCATCTCGTCGGCGCCCGGGATTAG
- a CDS encoding BlaI/MecI/CopY family transcriptional regulator, translated as MATGRRPSGALEQEVLAALWAAGRPLTPAAVQEQVGGGLAYTTVKTILDRLHEKKMLTRVREGKAYAYTPVVEQADLAAEAMRAALEGSSDRPAVLSKFLGEISPDDAAMIRELLGD; from the coding sequence ATGGCCACCGGACGCAGACCCTCCGGAGCGCTGGAGCAGGAAGTGCTGGCCGCGCTCTGGGCGGCGGGCCGCCCGCTCACCCCGGCCGCGGTGCAGGAGCAGGTGGGCGGCGGTCTGGCCTACACCACCGTGAAGACGATCCTGGACCGCCTGCACGAGAAGAAGATGCTCACCCGCGTCCGCGAGGGGAAGGCCTACGCCTACACCCCGGTCGTGGAGCAGGCCGACCTCGCCGCGGAGGCCATGCGCGCCGCGCTGGAGGGCAGCAGCGACCGCCCGGCCGTGCTGTCGAAGTTCCTCGGCGAGATCTCCCCGGACGACGCGGCGATGATCCGCGAGCTGCTGGGCGACTAG
- a CDS encoding metallophosphoesterase — protein MRKLVTVPLSLAGAAAAGLAYAHKVEPNLFRLRRYEVPVLPRGVRPFRILQVSDIHMIPEQYRKVRWLRSLAALEPDFVVNTGDNLSHPEGIGSVLDALEPLMELPGAFVMGSNDYLAAKPLNPTKYLRGGDPSKRTRGQGPTNDWQKLRDGFGKAGWLDLTNRTDRLTLPGAAGPVVGLVGVDDPHIRRDDYAGAAAELTAEEGTASGTHSGTHSGTHSAARTLPGTDLTIGVVHAPYRRVLDAMSADGLPLILAGHTHGGQLRVPLYGALVTNCDLDRRRASGLSTYGESHLHVSAGCGTSRFAQVRFCCPPEAALLTLTPRS, from the coding sequence ATGCGGAAGCTCGTGACGGTCCCCCTGTCCCTCGCCGGCGCGGCGGCGGCCGGGCTCGCCTATGCGCACAAGGTCGAGCCCAACCTGTTCCGGCTGCGCCGGTACGAGGTCCCGGTGCTCCCGCGCGGGGTGCGCCCGTTCCGGATCCTGCAGGTCTCGGACATCCACATGATCCCCGAGCAGTACCGCAAGGTCCGCTGGCTGCGCTCGCTGGCCGCCCTGGAGCCGGACTTCGTGGTCAACACCGGCGACAACCTGTCCCATCCCGAGGGCATCGGCTCGGTGCTGGACGCCCTGGAGCCGCTGATGGAGCTGCCCGGCGCCTTCGTCATGGGCTCCAACGACTACCTGGCGGCCAAGCCCCTGAACCCGACGAAGTACCTGCGCGGCGGCGACCCCAGCAAGCGCACCCGCGGCCAGGGCCCGACGAACGACTGGCAGAAGCTGCGCGACGGCTTCGGCAAGGCCGGCTGGCTGGACCTGACCAACCGCACCGACCGCCTCACCCTGCCCGGCGCCGCCGGCCCCGTGGTCGGCCTGGTGGGCGTCGACGACCCGCACATCCGCCGCGACGACTACGCCGGCGCCGCCGCGGAGCTGACCGCCGAGGAGGGCACCGCCTCCGGCACCCACAGCGGCACCCACAGCGGCACCCACAGCGCCGCCCGCACCCTGCCCGGCACCGACCTGACCATCGGCGTCGTCCACGCCCCCTACCGCCGCGTCCTGGACGCCATGTCCGCCGACGGCCTGCCGCTGATCCTGGCCGGCCACACCCACGGCGGCCAGCTCCGCGTCCCCCTCTACGGCGCCCTGGTGACCAACTGCGACCTCGACCGCCGCCGCGCCTCCGGCCTGTCCACCTACGGCGAGTCGCACCTGCACGTCTCAGCCGGCTGCGGCACCTCCCGCTTCGCCCAGGTCCGCTTCTGCTGCCCCCCCGAGGCCGCCCTGCTGACCCTCACACCCCGATCTTGA
- a CDS encoding HAD family acid phosphatase — translation MTGPMRTRLLPAPLSALLTARPTLATTAAALALATALTGAGVAAATTAAPPDYKRVGAEPRNLDQLKAQINTYYNGSTDAAGHHHIGPHSQWAADVATQIGQAKAYLAERLAHHAPRTPAIMLDVDDTSISTYPVNADYDLGGGADASAADAQANADNTYPVIQPTLELAQWAHAHGVKVVFITGRHDNLTTVTRNQLTALGFPIDGLYLRPRQDPPPYLPCGTQCTATPFKSATREYLEHTMGYDFIEAIGDQVSDYAGGYDDRGFKLPNPMYNIP, via the coding sequence GTGACCGGCCCCATGCGAACCCGCCTGCTGCCGGCCCCGCTGTCGGCCCTGCTAACGGCCCGCCCCACCCTGGCCACGACCGCCGCCGCCCTCGCCCTGGCCACAGCCCTGACCGGCGCCGGCGTGGCCGCCGCGACCACCGCCGCCCCACCGGACTACAAGCGAGTCGGCGCCGAACCGCGCAACCTCGACCAACTCAAAGCCCAGATCAACACCTACTACAACGGCTCCACGGACGCCGCGGGCCACCACCACATCGGCCCCCACAGCCAGTGGGCCGCCGACGTGGCCACCCAGATCGGCCAGGCCAAGGCCTACCTCGCAGAACGCCTGGCCCACCACGCCCCGCGCACCCCAGCGATCATGCTGGACGTCGACGACACCTCGATCTCCACCTACCCGGTCAACGCCGACTACGACCTCGGCGGCGGCGCCGACGCCTCAGCGGCGGACGCACAGGCCAACGCCGACAACACCTACCCGGTCATCCAGCCCACGCTGGAGCTGGCCCAGTGGGCCCACGCACACGGCGTGAAGGTCGTCTTCATCACCGGCCGCCACGACAACCTCACCACGGTCACCCGCAACCAGCTCACCGCCCTGGGCTTCCCGATCGACGGCCTCTACCTGCGCCCCAGGCAGGACCCCCCGCCGTACCTCCCCTGCGGGACACAGTGCACCGCGACCCCGTTCAAGTCGGCCACCCGCGAATACCTGGAACACACGATGGGCTACGACTTCATCGAGGCCATCGGCGACCAGGTCAGCGACTACGCCGGCGGCTACGACGACCGGGGCTTCAAGCTGCCGAACCCCATGTACAACATCCCGTAG
- a CDS encoding phosphatase PAP2 family protein — translation MPKVRHWLAIPLALFAAALALGLTAAHTSLTRSTELDWNSHIQQLRTGWLNRVLLDLANLASPVGGLVITVLIALFFLWRRNPVQATATFLVIAVGWNSSEIAKIIVARHRPPTVYSLAPETGSNSFPSGHTAFAFSLAVALCLLAARTRWFGLAVALGTAWTLLIGFDRLYIGAHYPFDVLGSVLVSTAAIVFLTGLWHGWIAPNLYRVPLLDKFGPVPGPEAAPETVSVTGY, via the coding sequence ATGCCGAAGGTACGCCACTGGCTGGCGATCCCGCTGGCCCTGTTCGCCGCGGCCCTGGCGCTGGGGCTGACCGCCGCGCACACCTCGCTGACGCGGAGCACCGAGCTGGACTGGAACTCGCACATCCAGCAGCTGCGGACCGGCTGGCTCAACCGCGTGCTGCTGGACCTGGCGAACCTCGCCTCGCCGGTCGGGGGACTGGTGATCACCGTGCTCATCGCGCTGTTCTTCCTGTGGCGCCGCAACCCGGTGCAGGCCACCGCCACGTTCCTGGTGATCGCGGTGGGCTGGAACAGCTCGGAGATCGCGAAGATCATCGTGGCCCGGCACCGGCCGCCGACGGTCTACTCGCTGGCCCCGGAGACCGGCTCGAACTCGTTCCCGTCGGGGCACACGGCGTTCGCCTTCTCGCTGGCCGTCGCGCTGTGCCTGCTGGCCGCGCGGACCCGCTGGTTCGGGCTCGCGGTGGCGCTCGGCACCGCCTGGACGCTGCTGATCGGCTTCGACCGCCTGTACATCGGCGCGCACTACCCGTTCGACGTGCTGGGCTCGGTGCTGGTCAGCACCGCGGCGATCGTCTTCCTGACCGGTCTGTGGCACGGCTGGATCGCGCCGAACCTGTACCGGGTGCCGCTGCTGGACAAGTTCGGTCCGGTCCCGGGGCCGGAGGCCGCCCCGGAGACCGTTTCCGTCACGGGCTACTGA
- a CDS encoding YchJ family protein, with amino-acid sequence MCPCGTGKSYADCCGPLHSGHATATTAEQLMRSRYSAFAVQDGAYLLKTHHPSTRPTTLDFEPKLRWTGLEILGTTGGTAFHTDGTVEFIAHYTESGRTGSMRENSTFVREDGNWVYLSAL; translated from the coding sequence ATGTGTCCCTGCGGTACAGGGAAGTCGTACGCCGACTGCTGTGGCCCACTGCACTCCGGACACGCGACCGCAACGACAGCGGAACAGCTCATGCGCTCCCGCTATAGCGCCTTCGCTGTACAGGACGGCGCGTACTTGTTGAAGACCCACCACCCCTCGACGCGCCCCACGACACTCGACTTCGAGCCGAAGCTCCGCTGGACCGGCCTGGAGATCCTCGGCACCACCGGCGGCACGGCGTTCCACACCGACGGCACCGTCGAATTCATCGCGCACTACACGGAATCCGGCCGCACCGGCTCCATGCGGGAGAACAGCACCTTCGTCCGCGAGGACGGGAACTGGGTCTACCTGAGCGCGCTATAG
- a CDS encoding GatB/YqeY domain-containing protein encodes MTALKETLRTDLTAAMKGRDELVTATLRMALTAIGTEEVAGKAARELSDAEVVQVLTREAKKRREAAEAFENGGRPEQAAREKAEGEVLARYLPAQLSDEELAALVAQAIAETGAEGPKGMGLVMKALNPKIAGRAEGGRVAAAVKSALA; translated from the coding sequence ATGACCGCGCTCAAGGAAACGCTCCGCACCGATCTCACCGCCGCCATGAAGGGCCGCGACGAGTTGGTGACCGCCACCCTGCGGATGGCCCTGACCGCCATCGGCACCGAGGAGGTGGCCGGCAAGGCGGCGCGCGAGCTGTCCGACGCCGAGGTCGTCCAGGTGCTCACGCGGGAGGCGAAGAAGCGCCGCGAGGCCGCCGAGGCGTTCGAGAACGGCGGCCGCCCCGAGCAGGCCGCCCGGGAGAAGGCCGAGGGCGAGGTCCTGGCCCGATACCTGCCCGCCCAGCTGAGCGACGAGGAACTGGCCGCGCTGGTCGCCCAGGCCATCGCCGAGACCGGCGCCGAGGGCCCCAAGGGCATGGGCCTGGTGATGAAGGCGCTGAACCCGAAGATCGCCGGACGCGCCGAGGGCGGCCGGGTCGCCGCCGCGGTGAAGTCCGCGCTGGCGTAA
- a CDS encoding DUF2277 domain-containing protein, translating to MCRSIKTLREPYVADPTAEDVRAAALQYVRKISGFRAPSKTNTEAFEQAVDAIAAATQELLDHLEIRKQAPSAA from the coding sequence ATGTGCCGAAGCATCAAGACCCTCCGCGAGCCCTATGTGGCCGACCCCACCGCCGAGGACGTCCGCGCCGCAGCGCTCCAGTACGTCCGCAAGATCAGCGGTTTCCGCGCGCCTAGCAAGACCAACACCGAGGCCTTCGAGCAGGCCGTGGACGCCATCGCGGCGGCGACCCAGGAACTCCTGGACCATCTCGAAATCCGTAAGCAGGCGCCTAGTGCCGCGTAG